One Roseimaritima multifibrata DNA window includes the following coding sequences:
- a CDS encoding PIN/TRAM domain-containing protein — protein MALIILRCVFLACALGISQLINSSLAADQVNSWVPWMVFLSILGISSIVLIGDIYIAKKDLSTISSIYFGLLIGLLLTYILSIAAAPLIRGPNVIWFQLVTAMLLCYSCTSFLLQTKDDFRFLIPYVEFVREVKGFKPLVLDTSVVIDGRIEDLVNTGIFDNQLIIPRFALTELQAIADSGDKLRRARGRRGLDVLNRLRGNDNVDLQIFDRELPEMSGQTVDLKLVLLAKHLEGKVVTGDFNLNKVAKLHNVTVINLNEISNALKPLYLPGETFQVQVIKPGEGNEQGVGYLDDGTMVVIEGAREAIGEQKMVMVTSTLQTNAGRMIFAKVE, from the coding sequence ATGGCCCTGATTATTCTTCGTTGTGTTTTCTTAGCATGTGCGTTGGGGATTTCGCAACTGATTAACTCCAGCTTGGCTGCAGACCAAGTCAATAGCTGGGTACCATGGATGGTTTTTCTGTCGATTTTAGGCATTTCTTCGATTGTTTTGATTGGTGATATCTATATCGCCAAGAAGGACCTGAGCACGATTTCGTCGATCTACTTTGGTTTGCTGATCGGGCTGCTGCTCACTTATATCCTCTCGATCGCGGCCGCCCCGTTGATTCGCGGTCCGAATGTGATCTGGTTTCAGTTAGTGACGGCGATGCTGTTGTGTTATTCCTGCACCAGTTTCTTATTGCAAACGAAGGATGATTTCCGGTTCTTGATTCCCTACGTGGAATTTGTCCGCGAGGTGAAAGGTTTTAAACCTTTGGTCTTGGACACAAGCGTGGTCATCGATGGCCGGATTGAAGACCTGGTCAACACGGGAATCTTTGACAATCAATTGATCATCCCGCGGTTTGCCTTAACCGAACTGCAAGCGATTGCTGACAGCGGAGATAAACTGCGAAGGGCTCGCGGTCGACGTGGGCTGGATGTGTTGAATCGCCTGCGTGGCAACGACAATGTCGATTTGCAGATCTTTGATCGAGAGTTGCCTGAAATGAGCGGGCAGACAGTCGACCTGAAATTGGTCCTGCTGGCCAAGCACTTGGAAGGCAAAGTGGTCACCGGAGATTTCAATCTGAACAAGGTCGCCAAGCTTCACAATGTGACGGTGATCAATCTGAACGAGATCTCCAATGCTCTGAAACCGCTCTACCTGCCAGGTGAGACTTTCCAGGTTCAGGTGATCAAGCCTGGCGAAGGAAACGAGCAAGGGGTTGGCTACCTGGACGACGGCACGATGGTCGTGATCGAAGGCGCAAGGGAAGCGATCGGCGAACAGAAGATGGTGATGGTTACCAGTACGCTGCAGACCAACGCTGGCCGAATGATCTTTGCCAAAGTCGAATAG
- a CDS encoding diacylglycerol/lipid kinase family protein — protein MNTTDTTAPVVLVCSSPKAGSGRNGHRMPLLLAALRKAGYDVHCHHQIDKVVEIAERLGPEGLRAVIPAGGDGTIRLVAEKLPASIPLVPFPLGTENLLARHFGFAADPKQTVQTVEHGPLYRMDAGSANGKLFLVMASCGFDAEVVRGMHLTRRGHIRRSSYIKPILRAVRNYSYPSIHVAPVAPTQQGGLEPSVDPPFVQNPGNPCSPASAPVVTNKLSGASVPAVGTDWLCRWALAFNLPCYGGGLQIDSEASEVDGRLDLTTLQNGSTWSTLRYVAGVFAGRHRRWTDVQHHLGKAWLLTSESRVNYQLDGDYTGRLPLRLECLPGRLTLRLPLTFGETKPVLDPSRQPASRVPDA, from the coding sequence GTGAATACAACCGACACAACCGCTCCAGTCGTTCTGGTCTGTTCGAGTCCGAAAGCGGGTAGCGGAAGGAATGGCCATCGGATGCCATTGTTGTTGGCGGCCTTGCGGAAAGCCGGTTATGACGTTCACTGCCATCACCAAATCGACAAGGTGGTCGAAATCGCCGAACGCTTGGGCCCCGAGGGGCTTCGCGCGGTGATCCCGGCAGGGGGCGACGGCACGATTCGGTTGGTAGCGGAGAAACTGCCGGCATCCATTCCGCTTGTCCCTTTTCCGCTAGGGACCGAAAACCTGTTGGCCCGCCACTTTGGATTCGCCGCAGACCCCAAGCAAACCGTTCAGACGGTTGAACATGGCCCCCTCTACAGGATGGATGCTGGTAGTGCAAATGGGAAACTGTTTTTGGTGATGGCCAGCTGTGGGTTCGATGCGGAAGTCGTTCGCGGAATGCATTTGACTCGCCGCGGACACATCCGCCGCAGCAGTTACATCAAACCGATTCTGCGTGCGGTACGTAACTACTCTTATCCCTCCATTCATGTCGCCCCGGTTGCCCCCACGCAGCAAGGCGGTTTGGAGCCGTCCGTCGATCCACCGTTCGTTCAGAATCCTGGCAATCCATGCTCCCCAGCTTCCGCTCCCGTCGTGACCAACAAGCTTTCAGGGGCGAGCGTTCCCGCTGTGGGTACCGATTGGCTTTGCCGCTGGGCGTTGGCGTTCAATTTGCCCTGTTATGGCGGCGGGCTTCAGATCGATTCAGAGGCGAGCGAAGTCGATGGGCGGCTGGATCTTACGACTCTGCAAAACGGATCGACCTGGTCGACGCTTCGTTATGTAGCGGGCGTCTTCGCGGGACGGCACCGTCGTTGGACCGATGTTCAGCATCATCTTGGCAAAGCTTGGCTGCTAACGTCCGAGTCCCGTGTCAATTATCAGCTGGACGGCGACTACACGGGGCGTTTGCCTCTCCGCTTGGAATGTCTCCCGGGTCGGCTTACCTTGCGGCTACCGTTAACCTTTGGGGAAACGAAGCCGGTGCTGGATCCTTCTCGGCAGCCAGCTTCGCGCGTTCCCGATGCTTGA
- a CDS encoding HNH endonuclease has product MSASALESNVLVLNRFYMATRVINARRALTILYRNCAEVIATEMDQYVSYDFESWCELGQMAAMEKQPGEDYIQAVGFELQIPRIVRLTRFDRVPIHSVRFNRKNLFARDGHACQYCGQSKPTNQLSLDHVVPRSHGGQTTWENIVCCCLRCNGRKGGRTPLQANMKLLSKPVKPRHNPQLVEAVLDPRYACWKTFLPVAS; this is encoded by the coding sequence ATGTCCGCGAGTGCCCTGGAAAGTAATGTGCTTGTCTTGAATCGCTTTTACATGGCGACGCGAGTGATTAACGCACGGCGTGCGTTAACCATCTTGTATCGCAATTGTGCCGAAGTGATTGCGACTGAAATGGACCAGTATGTCAGCTATGATTTTGAATCGTGGTGCGAACTGGGGCAGATGGCCGCGATGGAAAAACAGCCGGGCGAGGACTACATCCAGGCGGTCGGTTTCGAACTGCAGATCCCGCGAATCGTTCGGCTTACCCGGTTTGATCGCGTTCCAATTCATTCGGTTCGATTCAACCGCAAGAACCTATTCGCCAGAGATGGTCACGCTTGCCAGTACTGCGGGCAGTCGAAGCCAACCAATCAGTTGAGCCTCGATCATGTCGTTCCTCGGAGTCACGGCGGGCAGACCACCTGGGAGAACATCGTTTGCTGCTGCCTAAGGTGCAATGGACGAAAAGGGGGACGCACGCCTTTGCAGGCCAACATGAAATTGCTTAGCAAACCTGTGAAACCTAGGCACAATCCGCAGTTGGTCGAGGCGGTGCTGGATCCGCGGTATGCCTGCTGGAAAACGTTTCTTCCGGTAGCCAGTTAA
- a CDS encoding NUDIX hydrolase, which produces MAVILRDERFLVIRRSQQVTAPGKLCFPGGGIEPGETEEQTLVREMLEELAIAVDPVRLLWRSTTPWGTKLAWWLADIPDTMQPDPDPAEVAEFFWLSRLELNDAEDLLPSVPQFMRAWRRGRLSLPINW; this is translated from the coding sequence GTGGCTGTTATTTTGCGAGACGAGCGTTTTCTGGTGATTCGCCGCTCTCAGCAGGTAACGGCTCCAGGGAAGCTCTGTTTTCCCGGTGGGGGAATCGAACCGGGCGAGACCGAGGAGCAGACGTTGGTGCGTGAGATGTTGGAAGAGCTGGCGATTGCGGTCGACCCCGTCCGGCTTCTATGGCGAAGCACGACCCCGTGGGGAACCAAGCTGGCGTGGTGGTTGGCCGACATTCCCGACACCATGCAGCCCGATCCGGACCCAGCAGAGGTCGCCGAATTTTTCTGGCTGTCGCGACTGGAGTTGAATGACGCAGAGGATTTGCTGCCCAGCGTCCCGCAATTCATGCGGGCTTGGCGTCGAGGTCGGTTGTCGCTGCCAATCAACTGGTAG
- the cdd gene encoding cytidine deaminase, whose translation MDSRELSRWIEAALRCRENAYAPYSRFAVGAALVTAGGDLFTGCNIENASFGGTICAERVAASAAIAAGQRKWQAIVLALSGGGPPCGICRQFLSEFAPDLRIYRVDADNPQGEYQADSLADLYPHPFSRHDL comes from the coding sequence ATGGATTCAAGGGAATTAAGCCGATGGATTGAAGCGGCGCTGCGTTGTCGTGAAAACGCGTACGCTCCTTACAGTCGGTTTGCCGTTGGAGCGGCTTTGGTAACCGCAGGCGGCGACCTTTTTACGGGCTGCAACATTGAAAACGCATCCTTTGGAGGGACGATCTGCGCGGAACGGGTAGCCGCTTCGGCAGCGATCGCTGCGGGCCAGCGTAAGTGGCAGGCAATCGTCTTAGCGCTGTCTGGCGGCGGCCCGCCTTGTGGTATTTGCCGGCAATTCCTAAGCGAATTTGCGCCGGACCTGCGAATATATCGAGTCGACGCCGACAACCCGCAGGGGGAATACCAGGCCGATAGCCTGGCGGACCTCTATCCTCATCCCTTTAGCCGTCACGATCTTTAG
- a CDS encoding tetratricopeptide repeat protein translates to MTHIRSCLRSSLSYSQTVALVAVFCLLGAAGCEDNTATLRKIQQQKQARMEATSKVDHLRDTYLLFGQLGESNLEAAAAQVRYHLNAWQESQAARSDSGPDSLAIPESLVATWDDALVTATVKDRMESELFLESDVEHFRLQYLLHRISDWALDGASLDPWLQERLDAESLDETESYDLGIACQYFDWVIRNVQLEPQVLGGPAPAAPRLSAGLQFRGPGYRQTSWETLWRGSGDAWQRSDLFLQLCRQAGLDACLLAVPQGPEENLQPWLTAVRIGDQLYLFDAELGLAVPGPDEKGIATLAEAQQDPTILRRLRVPGLFEYPFTSQQIQNCVALLDANPELLSNRMKRLEEGFTGDRRMSLSLDAAGVAERIGALDGISAVQLWQVPLQAMLYQQGIAEAMRDDLALNQWYYLQWGIFDRQSQLYPARWHHLEGLFDDDPEANIKGARVQYMKLRSPEFELEDLNMDIQLQMEYGLRRAAGEAEADHRRRVLVVQEVMRAVKRTATFWIALMHVEEGRWETAEKWLKGRVLEDPQAGRWYPSARYNLGRVSERLGDLEQAEAMYKTNGYPQEQGNRIRARSLDDEE, encoded by the coding sequence ATGACCCATATCCGATCCTGTTTACGATCTTCCTTGTCCTACTCGCAAACGGTAGCCCTTGTCGCGGTTTTCTGTCTGTTGGGGGCCGCTGGCTGCGAGGATAACACCGCAACGCTGCGGAAAATTCAGCAGCAAAAACAAGCAAGGATGGAAGCGACCAGCAAGGTGGATCACCTCCGTGATACCTACCTCCTCTTTGGTCAGTTGGGGGAATCCAATTTGGAAGCGGCGGCCGCTCAGGTGCGCTACCACCTGAACGCATGGCAGGAATCGCAGGCGGCCAGGTCCGATTCCGGTCCCGATTCGCTTGCCATCCCCGAAAGTTTGGTCGCTACCTGGGATGACGCATTGGTAACCGCAACCGTCAAAGACCGGATGGAAAGCGAACTGTTCCTTGAATCCGATGTCGAACATTTTCGTTTGCAGTATCTGCTCCACCGAATCAGCGACTGGGCGCTCGACGGCGCTTCGCTGGACCCGTGGTTACAGGAACGACTGGATGCGGAGTCGCTGGACGAAACGGAAAGTTATGATTTAGGAATTGCCTGTCAGTACTTCGATTGGGTGATTCGAAATGTTCAGTTGGAACCTCAAGTATTAGGAGGTCCTGCACCGGCGGCGCCGCGTTTAAGTGCGGGGCTGCAGTTTCGTGGTCCTGGGTATCGCCAGACAAGCTGGGAAACGCTCTGGCGAGGAAGCGGCGATGCCTGGCAGCGAAGCGACTTGTTCTTGCAGTTGTGTCGCCAAGCGGGATTGGATGCTTGCCTGCTTGCGGTCCCTCAAGGCCCCGAGGAAAACCTTCAACCGTGGCTGACGGCCGTCCGAATTGGCGATCAGCTTTATCTGTTCGATGCTGAACTAGGCCTTGCCGTTCCCGGCCCTGACGAAAAGGGGATCGCCACCTTGGCCGAGGCACAGCAGGACCCAACGATTCTTCGCCGCCTAAGGGTGCCTGGGCTATTCGAGTACCCATTCACCAGTCAGCAAATTCAAAATTGTGTTGCTTTGCTGGATGCGAATCCTGAACTTCTAAGCAACCGTATGAAAAGGCTTGAAGAAGGGTTTACCGGAGATCGACGGATGAGCCTTTCGCTTGATGCGGCCGGCGTCGCCGAACGTATCGGTGCACTCGATGGGATTTCCGCTGTCCAGTTATGGCAGGTGCCTCTCCAAGCCATGCTCTATCAACAAGGCATTGCGGAAGCGATGCGAGACGATTTGGCTTTGAACCAGTGGTACTATTTGCAGTGGGGGATCTTTGATCGACAGTCCCAGCTCTATCCGGCTCGCTGGCATCATCTGGAGGGGCTGTTTGATGACGACCCCGAGGCCAATATCAAAGGGGCTCGAGTTCAATACATGAAATTGAGGAGCCCTGAATTTGAACTGGAAGATCTGAACATGGATATTCAGTTGCAAATGGAGTACGGGTTGAGGCGAGCCGCTGGCGAAGCGGAAGCGGATCATCGCCGCCGGGTCCTTGTCGTGCAAGAAGTGATGCGAGCGGTCAAGCGGACCGCCACCTTCTGGATCGCCCTGATGCATGTCGAAGAAGGCCGCTGGGAAACCGCCGAGAAATGGTTAAAAGGAAGGGTGCTGGAAGATCCGCAGGCCGGACGATGGTACCCGTCAGCGCGGTACAACCTGGGCCGCGTCTCTGAGCGACTGGGCGATCTTGAACAAGCCGAAGCGATGTACAAAACCAATGGGTACCCCCAGGAACAGGGGAATCGTATCCGGGCGAGGTCGCTGGATGACGAGGAGTGA
- a CDS encoding Nramp family divalent metal transporter, whose amino-acid sequence MPSSDPYLLHESAIKEPPTKLWDKLSYIGPGFILSASIVGSGELVATTIVGARAGFVLMWFIIFSCLVKVVVQLEFGKHAIGTGESTMASLNSLPGPRLGHANWSIWVWLLLMIAKMMQVGGIVGGVVLALVQFFPALAQMPTKAIATYAIAASVSLLIYKGYYLLIEKVSLLMIGTFTLFTLASLIALQTTDFAITSGELASGLIPSLPTETVLLLAAIGAFGITGVGGDEIMAYNYWLIEKGYAKYTGPSNDTKDWERRAKGWIRIMYWDAILAMIAYTGMTVMFYLLGAAILNRQGQVPAGEELISTLGNMYTESLGPWARNVFICGAIVVLYSTLFAALAAWTRMFADALGRVGCYDFQNLTSRKRAIAIAAWVIPVGWATLFLQMKNPALMIISGGLATVVILLIVVYAALHFRYRRLDQRLLPTRVYDITLWISSVAIFLVALYVVYDNVYVPAKAYLAPAATEVAN is encoded by the coding sequence ATGCCAAGTTCCGATCCCTATCTATTACACGAATCCGCCATCAAGGAGCCTCCCACGAAATTGTGGGACAAGTTGTCCTACATCGGGCCAGGCTTCATCTTATCCGCTTCAATCGTTGGTTCGGGTGAATTGGTAGCGACGACGATCGTGGGCGCACGCGCGGGTTTTGTGCTGATGTGGTTCATCATCTTCAGCTGCCTCGTCAAAGTGGTTGTCCAGCTGGAATTTGGCAAACATGCCATTGGGACCGGCGAATCAACAATGGCGTCGCTGAACTCGCTACCCGGTCCAAGATTGGGACATGCGAACTGGTCGATTTGGGTCTGGCTGCTTTTGATGATCGCCAAGATGATGCAAGTCGGCGGTATTGTTGGCGGGGTCGTGCTGGCACTGGTCCAATTCTTTCCGGCACTCGCACAGATGCCGACCAAAGCCATTGCGACTTACGCGATCGCCGCATCGGTATCGCTGCTGATCTACAAAGGCTACTACCTGCTGATTGAAAAAGTGTCGCTCTTGATGATCGGGACTTTCACGCTTTTTACATTGGCTTCATTAATCGCCCTGCAGACCACCGATTTTGCGATCACATCTGGTGAATTGGCTTCGGGTTTGATTCCATCGCTTCCCACCGAAACCGTCCTCTTACTTGCCGCGATTGGCGCTTTTGGGATCACCGGCGTCGGCGGCGACGAGATCATGGCCTACAACTATTGGTTGATCGAAAAGGGGTATGCCAAATACACAGGACCGAGCAACGATACCAAGGACTGGGAACGTCGCGCCAAAGGCTGGATTCGTATCATGTACTGGGATGCGATCCTGGCGATGATCGCATACACGGGCATGACGGTCATGTTTTACCTGCTGGGAGCCGCGATCCTAAATCGACAGGGTCAGGTTCCCGCCGGAGAGGAATTGATTTCGACGCTTGGGAACATGTACACCGAATCGCTTGGTCCATGGGCGAGAAACGTGTTCATCTGCGGCGCGATCGTTGTCCTCTACTCGACGCTCTTTGCAGCCCTTGCAGCTTGGACGCGAATGTTCGCGGACGCTTTGGGCCGAGTCGGCTGCTACGATTTCCAAAACCTTACGTCTCGAAAGCGAGCGATCGCGATTGCGGCTTGGGTGATCCCCGTCGGCTGGGCGACCTTATTCCTGCAGATGAAGAATCCAGCGTTGATGATCATTTCTGGCGGCCTTGCAACCGTCGTCATCTTGCTGATCGTCGTCTACGCGGCACTCCATTTTCGTTACCGCCGCTTGGATCAGCGGTTGCTTCCAACCCGCGTTTACGACATCACGCTATGGATCAGTTCGGTGGCAATTTTCCTGGTGGCGTTGTATGTCGTCTACGACAATGTCTACGTCCCAGCAAAAGCCTACTTAGCGCCCGCCGCTACCGAAGTTGCCAACTGA
- a CDS encoding LL-diaminopimelate aminotransferase, with the protein MSTNETSASASQDPYFQSLFADRIGGADYGKGTAIYKFEKIKRAKRKALEDHPDRQLLDFGIGENDSMAAASIRKVMAAEIDKPENRGYADNGISEFKQAAARFMQRQFGVTLDPETQINHSIGSKPAYAMLPACFINPGDITMMTVPGYPVAGTHTRYYGGEVYQLPLLPENNFLPDLDSVPDDIFRRTKMLVLNYPNSPTGRTAPAEFFEKVVALAKEKQFIVVQDAAHIMLTFDGKPRSFLETPGAMDVGVEIHSMSKGYDMIGWRMGWVCGHPQIVRAYADVKDNSDSGQFIATQKAAAAALDDDAIPAAISAKYRRRLEKLVTVLNDCGFQCEMPGGSYFLYTASPTGTEGGVTFPAAEDATRHLIEEMGIVTVPWDDAGKYLRFSVTYVAADEAAEDALMQETRQRLSDAKFQFQS; encoded by the coding sequence ATGTCCACAAACGAAACGTCTGCTTCCGCTTCCCAGGACCCTTACTTTCAATCACTTTTCGCGGATCGAATCGGTGGCGCCGATTACGGCAAAGGGACCGCGATCTATAAATTCGAAAAGATCAAGCGAGCCAAACGCAAGGCCTTGGAAGACCACCCTGATCGTCAATTGCTCGATTTTGGGATCGGCGAGAACGATTCCATGGCGGCCGCTTCGATCCGCAAGGTAATGGCTGCCGAAATCGATAAGCCCGAAAATCGCGGGTACGCCGACAACGGAATCAGCGAATTTAAGCAGGCTGCCGCTAGGTTCATGCAGCGTCAGTTCGGTGTGACGCTGGATCCCGAAACTCAGATCAATCACAGTATCGGTAGCAAGCCTGCCTATGCGATGCTGCCTGCTTGTTTTATCAATCCCGGTGATATCACCATGATGACGGTTCCGGGATATCCGGTTGCCGGGACGCATACCCGTTATTACGGCGGCGAAGTCTATCAGTTGCCGCTGTTGCCTGAAAACAATTTCCTGCCTGATTTGGATAGTGTCCCCGACGATATCTTTCGGCGGACCAAAATGTTGGTCTTGAATTATCCGAACAGCCCAACAGGGCGAACGGCTCCGGCTGAGTTTTTTGAAAAAGTGGTCGCCCTGGCCAAGGAGAAGCAGTTTATCGTCGTGCAAGACGCGGCCCACATCATGTTGACTTTTGATGGCAAGCCACGCAGTTTCTTGGAAACCCCCGGCGCGATGGATGTGGGTGTCGAAATCCACTCGATGAGCAAGGGGTATGACATGATCGGGTGGCGGATGGGGTGGGTGTGCGGTCACCCGCAGATCGTCCGCGCCTATGCCGATGTGAAAGACAACAGCGACAGCGGGCAATTTATCGCAACCCAAAAAGCGGCTGCCGCTGCGTTGGATGACGATGCGATTCCGGCCGCGATCAGTGCAAAGTATCGTCGTCGGTTGGAGAAATTGGTCACCGTCCTGAACGACTGTGGTTTTCAGTGCGAGATGCCCGGAGGTTCGTATTTCCTCTACACCGCGTCCCCGACGGGAACCGAAGGTGGGGTCACCTTCCCCGCTGCGGAAGACGCGACGCGTCACTTGATCGAAGAAATGGGAATCGTAACGGTCCCTTGGGATGATGCGGGTAAATACCTCCGCTTTAGCGTCACCTACGTGGCTGCGGATGAAGCGGCCGAAGATGCGTTGATGCAGGAAACCCGCCAGCGTCTTTCGGACGCGAAGTTCCAGTTTCAAAGCTAG
- a CDS encoding S1C family serine protease produces MLFHKFRRSLSLSPALRKISTLTKVSTAIGLAAAFTLLPTVVSSQALAADELSGPRALSKAFRDAAKVAIPSVVTVVAYGQQSGAENSDPSQPDNPLQPMPRDRSGNRGNGMRATGLGSGVVLSSEGTVVTNNHVVESAEKVIVRLQDGRELTATEVHGDPDNDLATLRLDIGDVELQPMELGNSDQMEIGDWVLAIGSPFRLEATVSAGIISAKGRTIDRIRRGSLLQTDAAINPGNSGGALVDLDGRLVGINTAIATRNGSYQGIGFAIPISQVRWVAEELLAHGRVRRAAMGIRLAELNASVARKVNLPVGLGVLVYEVINNSAAAQAGIQPLDVILEFAGQRVREPVELQNVVERMPIGSTQPVKIYRKGEELDLNVVLAPLDDPTDVLRQEPHLEKGKADQEKPAKGDEEAAKKEAKQPAKDKPSPAVDEAPAEEKTEAPAKEEAAAETAEAASAE; encoded by the coding sequence ATGCTTTTTCATAAGTTTCGTCGTTCACTTTCCCTGTCCCCCGCACTCCGAAAAATTTCGACGCTGACAAAGGTTTCTACTGCAATCGGGCTGGCTGCCGCTTTCACGCTGCTGCCAACGGTCGTTTCGTCCCAAGCTTTGGCGGCGGATGAACTAAGTGGTCCCCGGGCGCTTTCCAAAGCGTTTCGCGACGCGGCAAAAGTTGCCATCCCGTCGGTCGTCACGGTTGTCGCCTACGGGCAACAATCAGGGGCAGAAAACAGCGACCCGTCTCAGCCAGACAATCCACTGCAACCGATGCCTCGTGACCGCTCCGGCAACCGAGGCAATGGAATGCGTGCAACCGGATTGGGTTCCGGAGTCGTACTCTCCAGCGAAGGAACCGTGGTAACCAATAATCATGTTGTTGAATCGGCTGAAAAAGTAATCGTCCGTCTTCAGGATGGGCGCGAACTAACCGCTACCGAAGTCCACGGCGACCCGGACAACGACCTCGCCACGCTACGACTGGACATCGGGGATGTCGAACTTCAACCGATGGAACTGGGCAACTCCGACCAAATGGAAATCGGCGACTGGGTACTGGCAATTGGCAGTCCCTTTCGTTTAGAAGCTACCGTCAGTGCTGGGATCATCAGCGCTAAAGGACGAACGATCGATCGCATCCGCCGCGGCAGCCTGCTGCAGACCGATGCAGCCATCAACCCGGGCAATTCGGGAGGCGCGTTGGTCGACCTGGACGGTCGCTTGGTCGGCATCAACACGGCCATCGCAACACGAAACGGATCGTATCAAGGCATCGGTTTCGCAATCCCCATTTCACAGGTTCGCTGGGTTGCGGAAGAACTGCTTGCACACGGGCGTGTCCGACGAGCCGCGATGGGAATTCGACTTGCCGAACTGAACGCGTCGGTCGCACGCAAAGTCAACCTGCCCGTTGGGCTGGGCGTATTGGTCTACGAAGTGATCAACAATTCCGCAGCTGCACAAGCTGGCATCCAGCCACTTGATGTGATCCTAGAATTTGCCGGACAGCGAGTCCGCGAACCGGTCGAACTACAAAACGTCGTTGAACGGATGCCGATCGGATCGACGCAGCCCGTCAAAATCTATCGCAAAGGGGAAGAACTGGACCTGAACGTCGTCCTTGCCCCACTCGACGATCCAACCGACGTCTTGCGTCAGGAACCGCACCTTGAAAAAGGGAAAGCGGATCAAGAAAAACCTGCCAAGGGAGACGAAGAAGCGGCTAAAAAAGAAGCAAAGCAACCCGCGAAAGACAAACCTTCCCCCGCAGTCGATGAAGCCCCCGCTGAAGAGAAAACCGAAGCTCCTGCGAAAGAGGAAGCCGCCGCCGAGACAGCCGAAGCCGCCTCGGCCGAGTAA
- the kdsA gene encoding 3-deoxy-8-phosphooctulonate synthase: MSDSDASPSQPPTVSIGPYLCGPQSPLLLIAGPCVLQSFDLAMQIAQPLVDLNKRADVNVVFKASFDKANRTSVSSERGPGIDAGLKILEQVADATGLPTTTDIHLPEQAAPVGEVCQLLQIPAFLARQTDLLVAAAATGRPVNVKKGQFMAPEDMKYVVQKLVASDASGVLLCERGTFFGYGRLVNDMQALPIMRALGAPVIFDATHSVQRPGGLGGTTGGNRAMVEPLARAATAIGVDGLFFETHPDPAQSPSDGPNMIPLDQFPSLIIRLLRLRETVEDLNQ; this comes from the coding sequence TTGTCTGATTCCGATGCTTCACCATCGCAACCGCCTACTGTGTCGATCGGTCCCTATCTTTGTGGGCCGCAGTCACCGTTGCTGCTGATCGCCGGTCCGTGCGTTTTACAGTCGTTCGATCTGGCGATGCAGATTGCACAGCCGCTGGTCGATTTGAATAAGCGGGCGGATGTGAACGTCGTGTTTAAGGCTTCTTTTGATAAAGCCAATCGGACCAGTGTCTCATCGGAACGCGGGCCGGGAATCGACGCCGGCTTGAAGATCCTTGAACAGGTGGCCGATGCGACGGGGTTGCCGACCACGACCGACATCCATCTGCCCGAACAAGCGGCACCGGTTGGAGAGGTCTGTCAGCTATTGCAAATTCCTGCATTCTTGGCAAGGCAGACCGATTTGCTGGTTGCGGCGGCAGCGACCGGACGCCCGGTCAATGTGAAGAAGGGGCAGTTCATGGCACCGGAGGACATGAAATATGTCGTTCAGAAATTAGTCGCAAGTGATGCCTCCGGAGTTTTGTTGTGCGAGCGAGGGACCTTTTTTGGCTATGGCCGTTTGGTCAATGACATGCAGGCCTTGCCGATCATGCGCGCTCTGGGAGCTCCCGTTATTTTTGATGCGACCCATAGCGTGCAGCGTCCTGGAGGGTTGGGCGGAACCACGGGAGGGAACCGTGCAATGGTCGAACCCCTGGCAAGGGCAGCCACAGCGATCGGCGTTGATGGGCTCTTTTTCGAAACCCATCCCGATCCTGCTCAGTCCCCTAGTGATGGTCCCAATATGATCCCGCTAGACCAATTTCCCTCGCTGATTATCCGCTTGCTTCGCCTTCGCGAGACCGTTGAGGACCTGAACCAATGA